TGACGATCCCGGGGCGTTCGGGGGCCTTCCGGAACGCCCCGTTCCGGACTGCTGCCGCTTTGCGGTGCTCCCGATCCCCTACGACGGCACCTCCACGTGGCGCAAGGGCGCCGACCGCGGCCCCGACGCCCTGCTCGCGGCGTCGGCGAACATGGAGCTGTACGACATCGAGACCGGCGGCGAGCCGTGGCGCGCCGGCATCGTCACGATGGCGCCGGTGCTGCACGACGGCCCGCCCGAGGGCATGGTGGCGAAGGTCCGCGCCGCTGCTGACGACCTACTGGACCGCGGCCTCACCGTGGTCGGGCTCGGCGGCGAGCACTCGGTGAGCATCGGCCTGATCCAGGCCCACGCGGCGCGCTTCCCCGGCCTGACGGTCCTGCAGTTCGACGCGCACGGCGACACCCGCGACAGCTACGAGGGCTCGCCCAACAACCACGCCTGCGTCATGGCGCGGGCGGCCGAAGTCGCCGACTATGTGCAGGTGGGCATCCGCAGCCTCGACGCCGCCGAGGCGCCGAAGGTCCGCCCCGACCGCACGTTCTACGCCCACGAGATCGGCGACGGCTACGACTTCATCCCGGCGGTCGTCGACCGCCTGTCCGGCCCGGTCTACGTGACCATCGACCTGGACGTGTTCGATCCCGGGATCATGCCGTCGACCGGCACTCCCGAGCCAGGCGGCCTCGCCTACCGGCAGGTCGTCCGCACCCTGGCCGCGGTGGCGCAGCGCCACCGCATCGTCGGCTTCGACGTGGTCGAGCTGCTGCCCGACCCCCGCAACCCCGGGCCGGATTTCCTGGCGGCGCGCCTGGCCTACCAGCTCATGGCCTACCTCACCGCCCGGCAGTAAGGAGTCCCCGATGCAGAAGAGCGATTTCCTCAAGGACCAGGTCCGCCACGTCGACGTCACGGCCTTCGACGCGCGTCCGCTGATCGACTCCTACCGCGACATGGCCTTCCAGGCCCGCAACCTGGCCACCGCGGCGGGGATCCTGCACCGCATGGAGTCCGACCACGGCTGCGGCGTCATCCTGACGCTCGCCGGCTCGCTGGTCAGCGCCGGCCTGAAGGACGCCATCGCCCTGATGATCGAGAACGACATGGTGGACGCCGTGGTCTCCACCGGCGCCAACATCGTCGACCAGGACTTCTTCGAGGCGCTGGGCTTCCGCCACTACAAGGGCACGCCCTTCATCGACGACCAGATGCTGCGCGGGCTGGCCATCGACCGCATCTACGACACCTACATCGACGAGGACGAGCTGCGCATCTGCGACATGACCATCGCCGAGATCGCCGAGGGCCTCGCGCCCCGCCCCTACTCCTCGCGCGAGTTCATCGCGGCGATGGGCGCCTTCGTCGAGTCCCGCGGCCTGAAGGCCGACCACTCCATCGTCCACGCCGCCTGGCGCAAGGGCGTGCCGATCTTCTGCCCCGCCTTCAGCGACTGCTCGGCCGGCTTCGGCCTGGTGCACCACCAGTGGGGCCGCGAGAAGTACCTGACCATCGACTCGGTGGCCGACTTCCGCGAGCTGACGCAGATCAAGCTCGCGGTCGGCGAGACCGGCATCCTGATGCTCGGCGGCGGCGTGCCCAAGAACTTCA
This sequence is a window from bacterium. Protein-coding genes within it:
- the speB gene encoding agmatinase gives rise to the protein MLPIPYDGTSTWRKGADRGPDALLAASANMELYDIETGGEPWRAGIVTMAPVLHDGPPEGMVAKVRAAADDLLDRGLTVVGLGGEHSVSIGLIQAHAARFPGLTVLQFDAHGDTRDSYEGSPNNHACVMARAAEVADYVQVGIRSLDAAEAPKVRPDRTFYAHEIGDGYDFIPAVVDRLSGPVYVTIDLDVFDPGIMPSTGTPEPGGLAYRQVVRTLAAVAQRHRIVGFDVVELLPDPRNPGPDFLAARLAYQLMAYLTARQ
- a CDS encoding deoxyhypusine synthase — translated: MQKSDFLKDQVRHVDVTAFDARPLIDSYRDMAFQARNLATAAGILHRMESDHGCGVILTLAGSLVSAGLKDAIALMIENDMVDAVVSTGANIVDQDFFEALGFRHYKGTPFIDDQMLRGLAIDRIYDTYIDEDELRICDMTIAEIAEGLAPRPYSSREFIAAMGAFVESRGLKADHSIVHAAWRKGVPIFCPAFSDCSAGFGLVHHQWGREKYLTIDSVADFRELTQIKLAVGETGILMLGGGVPKNFTQDVVVATEILGREQPMHKYAIQLTVADERDGALSGSTLKEACSWGKVDTVYEQMVYGEATVTFPLLVSDAWHRGGWRGRPARRFNDLF